A genomic stretch from Flavobacterium nitratireducens includes:
- a CDS encoding mechanosensitive ion channel family protein, with amino-acid sequence MNLTTINWQDILSKNLIQYTELIIPWLLTSGVKIIFIVSIAFLLNKILIRFIQKAIRIAIRPDKYSSKEAEEKRETTLIQIFSTTTKIAILCITILMVLNEFGIEIGPILAAAGIVGLAFGFGGQYLIRDIISGLFIILENQYRVGDVVNLDSASGKVEQITLRKTTLRDLDGTVHHIPHGEIKRVSNLSNEFSRININIGVAYNCDIERVINIINQIGNELANDPLWKEYIIQAPQFLRIDEFADSSIVLKILGESFPDKKWDITGELRKRIKITFDKEGIEIPFPQLVIHKAAETLETK; translated from the coding sequence ATGAACTTAACAACTATTAATTGGCAAGACATCTTGAGTAAAAACTTAATTCAGTACACCGAATTAATTATTCCTTGGTTATTGACAAGCGGTGTAAAAATTATCTTCATCGTAAGTATTGCTTTTTTACTAAACAAAATTTTAATCCGCTTTATCCAAAAAGCTATACGTATAGCAATACGACCGGATAAATACTCTTCAAAAGAAGCGGAAGAAAAAAGAGAAACAACGCTTATTCAAATATTTTCTACCACCACAAAAATTGCTATTCTATGCATTACCATATTGATGGTATTGAATGAATTTGGGATCGAAATTGGCCCTATCCTTGCAGCTGCTGGAATTGTAGGTTTAGCATTCGGTTTTGGAGGTCAATATCTCATTCGTGATATTATTTCTGGACTTTTTATTATTTTGGAAAATCAATATCGTGTAGGCGATGTTGTCAATTTAGATTCAGCCAGCGGAAAAGTCGAACAAATTACGCTACGTAAAACAACCCTTAGAGATCTGGACGGTACCGTACATCATATCCCACATGGTGAAATCAAAAGGGTTTCTAACCTTTCTAATGAATTCTCCAGAATCAATATCAATATTGGAGTAGCTTACAACTGTGACATTGAAAGAGTCATTAATATCATAAACCAAATAGGAAATGAACTTGCCAATGATCCTTTATGGAAAGAATATATAATCCAAGCACCACAATTTCTTCGAATTGATGAATTTGCCGACTCTTCCATAGTTTTAAAAATACTAGGAGAAAGTTTTCCTGATAAAAAATGGGACATTACTGGCGAACTCAGAAAAAGAATCAAAATCACTTTTGACAAAGAAGGAATTGAAATTCCATTCCCTCAATTAGTTATCCATAAAGCTGCCGAAACCTTAGAAACCAAATAA
- a CDS encoding ABC transporter ATP-binding protein → MKELLYLNKYFIKYKYHFLLGILFTIIAQIFMLFTPKLISKSFLAIENFAKDTNIPKAVLQQELISNILLIIATAIIAGFLTFLMRQTLIVMSRRIEFDLKNEVFQQYENLSQNFYKKNRTGDLMNRISEDVSKVRMYVGPAVMYTINTFIRFAIVIMYMYKVSPLLTLYTLLPLPILSYAIFKLSTEINTRSTTFQQYLSKVSSFTQEIFSGVRVIKAYSIEAQHQNNMQALALESKSKSMDLAKVQSLFGPLMLALIGISNLVVVYVGGSMYINGTLKSIGTIAEFILYINMLTWPVASLGWVSSMVQEAEASQKRINEFLKIEPEIKNNNPKPSTIEGTISFENVSYTYEDTNITALQNISFTIHKGETLAILGKTGSGKSTVLSLISRMYDVTEGKIKIDQEEISKLNLFDLRNSIGIVPQDAFLFSDSIKNNIKFGKEDASMEEVMTAAKNAVVHDNIMGFNKQYDTVLGERGITLSGGQKQRVSIARAIIKNPPILLFDDCLSAVDTETEEAILNNLSTICKDKTTIIVSHRVSSAKNADKIIILEDGKIIQQGSHNQLINQEGYYASLYLKQLSEKELL, encoded by the coding sequence ATGAAAGAATTACTCTATTTAAATAAATACTTCATCAAATACAAATACCATTTTTTACTTGGTATTTTATTCACCATAATCGCACAAATCTTCATGCTATTCACTCCTAAACTGATTAGTAAGTCGTTCTTGGCGATTGAAAACTTTGCAAAAGACACAAATATCCCTAAAGCTGTTCTTCAGCAAGAGCTAATTTCAAATATTCTTTTAATTATTGCTACTGCAATTATTGCTGGATTTTTAACTTTTTTAATGCGCCAAACATTAATTGTAATGTCACGTCGTATCGAATTTGATTTAAAAAATGAAGTTTTTCAACAATACGAAAACCTATCTCAAAATTTCTACAAAAAAAATCGCACAGGTGATTTGATGAATCGTATTAGCGAAGATGTTTCCAAAGTAAGAATGTATGTTGGCCCTGCGGTTATGTATACTATCAACACCTTTATCCGTTTTGCCATTGTAATAATGTATATGTACAAAGTATCACCACTACTAACCTTATATACGTTACTTCCGCTGCCAATACTGTCGTATGCTATTTTTAAACTAAGTACAGAAATCAATACAAGGAGCACTACTTTTCAACAATACTTATCCAAAGTCTCTAGCTTTACTCAGGAAATCTTTTCTGGCGTACGAGTGATCAAAGCCTATTCTATAGAAGCTCAACATCAAAATAACATGCAGGCTCTCGCCCTAGAAAGCAAAAGCAAAAGCATGGATTTGGCTAAAGTACAATCGCTATTTGGACCATTAATGTTAGCATTAATAGGAATTAGCAACTTGGTCGTTGTGTATGTAGGAGGTTCTATGTACATCAATGGGACTTTAAAAAGCATTGGAACGATTGCCGAATTTATTCTCTACATTAACATGCTTACCTGGCCAGTAGCCTCTCTGGGATGGGTTTCTTCTATGGTTCAAGAGGCCGAAGCTTCTCAAAAAAGAATTAACGAATTCCTAAAAATCGAACCTGAAATAAAGAACAACAATCCTAAACCTTCTACTATCGAAGGTACAATTAGCTTCGAAAATGTGAGTTATACTTATGAAGACACAAATATTACTGCACTTCAAAACATTTCGTTCACTATTCATAAAGGAGAAACACTAGCCATCTTAGGAAAAACAGGTTCGGGAAAATCTACTGTACTTTCATTAATTTCAAGAATGTATGATGTAACCGAAGGAAAAATTAAAATTGACCAAGAAGAAATTAGCAAACTCAATTTATTCGATTTGAGAAATAGCATTGGAATTGTCCCTCAGGATGCTTTTTTGTTCTCTGACAGTATTAAAAACAATATTAAATTTGGGAAAGAAGATGCCAGTATGGAAGAGGTGATGACTGCAGCTAAAAATGCGGTAGTACATGACAACATTATGGGATTTAATAAACAATACGACACCGTACTAGGTGAAAGAGGAATCACACTTTCTGGAGGACAAAAACAACGTGTTTCCATTGCAAGAGCAATCATTAAAAACCCACCCATTTTATTGTTTGACGACTGTTTATCTGCGGTTGACACCGAAACAGAAGAAGCGATTTTAAATAATCTTAGCACCATTTGCAAAGACAAAACAACCATCATTGTGAGTCACCGTGTTTCTTCTGCTAAAAATGCCGATAAAATAATTATCCTTGAAGATGGTAAAATCATTCAACAAGGTTCTCATAACCAGCTTATAAATCAAGAAGGCTATTATGCCTCATTATATTTAAAACAACTTTCTGAAAAAGAATTACTATAA
- a CDS encoding thioredoxin family protein gives MARTPSNMIDLGTIAPEFYLKDTIPNNFFSFSDLKGEKGTLVFFICNHCPFVHHVIDEIIRIANDYRVQGIGIIAISSNDVINYPQDGPELMAEYGFQNNFEFPYLYDETQEVAKAYNAACTPDFYLFDNQNKLVYRGQLDDSRPGNGIPLSGSDLRGAIDGILYNRSINPNQKPSIGCNIKWKTV, from the coding sequence ATGGCACGCACACCTTCTAACATGATTGATCTAGGAACTATAGCTCCAGAATTTTATTTAAAAGATACAATACCAAACAATTTCTTCTCTTTTTCTGATTTAAAAGGAGAGAAAGGAACTTTAGTGTTTTTTATTTGCAATCACTGTCCTTTTGTGCATCATGTAATTGATGAGATTATAAGAATCGCCAATGATTACCGAGTACAAGGAATAGGTATTATTGCTATTTCAAGCAATGACGTAATTAATTATCCTCAAGACGGACCTGAATTAATGGCAGAATATGGTTTCCAAAACAATTTTGAATTCCCATACCTTTATGACGAAACTCAGGAAGTAGCCAAAGCGTACAACGCCGCCTGCACACCTGATTTTTATTTATTTGACAATCAAAACAAATTAGTCTATCGTGGTCAACTAGACGACAGTCGTCCCGGAAACGGAATCCCTTTAAGCGGAAGTGATTTACGTGGTGCCATTGACGGCATTTTATACAATCGAAGCATCAATCCCAATCAAAAACCAAGTATAGGCTGTAATATTAAATGGAAAACAGTTTAA
- a CDS encoding sulfurtransferase has protein sequence MKTPIVSVSWLKDNLDNPELIILDAVLDSPPHELQIIGARTFDIKNKFSDTTIPLPNTLPQPEAFTEEARKLGISKHSKIVVYDTKGIYSSPRAWYLFKSMGHENVWVLDGGFPAWEKEGGALQKVNPQSYPKGDFEARFKPEMFKNKFQILNNLTSKEAVVIDARSSDRFHAETEEPREGLRSGHIPNAVNLPFTKVLKDGHYLPKEELKQILPHQDQNLYFSCGSGITACINLIAYELILNNSPKAVYDGSWTEWGLDHNLPIEK, from the coding sequence ATGAAAACTCCTATCGTATCTGTTAGTTGGCTTAAAGACAATCTTGACAACCCCGAATTAATAATTTTAGATGCTGTCTTGGATAGTCCCCCACATGAATTACAAATCATAGGCGCTCGTACCTTTGATATTAAAAACAAATTTAGCGACACCACTATACCTTTACCAAACACCTTACCGCAACCAGAAGCTTTTACCGAAGAAGCAAGAAAGCTAGGGATTAGCAAGCATAGCAAAATTGTTGTTTATGATACCAAAGGAATCTATTCTAGCCCTCGGGCATGGTATTTATTCAAAAGCATGGGACATGAAAATGTTTGGGTTTTAGATGGTGGATTTCCAGCTTGGGAAAAAGAGGGAGGCGCATTACAAAAAGTAAATCCTCAATCTTATCCTAAAGGCGATTTTGAAGCTCGTTTCAAACCAGAAATGTTCAAAAATAAATTTCAAATTTTAAACAATCTCACTTCTAAAGAAGCTGTAGTGATTGATGCCCGTTCATCGGACCGATTTCATGCAGAAACTGAAGAACCTCGTGAAGGCTTACGAAGCGGACATATTCCAAATGCCGTGAACCTCCCTTTTACAAAAGTTTTAAAAGACGGACATTATTTACCTAAAGAAGAATTAAAACAAATCCTGCCACATCAGGATCAAAACTTATATTTTTCCTGCGGTTCTGGTATTACAGCCTGTATTAATCTCATTGCTTACGAATTAATCTTAAACAATTCTCCAAAAGCGGTATATGATGGTTCTTGGACAGAATGGGGACTAGACCACAATTTACCAATCGAAAAATAA
- a CDS encoding tRNA-binding protein produces the protein METNLTWSEFEKVAMHVGTIIAVNDFPEARKPAYQLTIDFGKEIGVRKTSAQITKRYTKEQLLNRQIVAVVNFPKKQIGKFMSECLVLGAVGQEGDVILLAPDFKVENGLRIG, from the coding sequence ATGGAAACGAATCTGACTTGGTCTGAATTTGAAAAAGTAGCGATGCATGTAGGAACAATTATCGCAGTAAATGATTTTCCAGAAGCCCGAAAACCTGCTTATCAGCTTACGATTGATTTTGGAAAAGAGATAGGTGTTAGAAAAACATCGGCTCAAATAACTAAACGTTATACCAAAGAGCAATTGTTAAACCGGCAGATTGTTGCAGTTGTAAATTTTCCAAAAAAGCAAATAGGTAAATTTATGAGCGAATGTTTGGTTTTGGGAGCCGTTGGACAAGAAGGTGATGTTATCCTACTAGCTCCCGATTTTAAAGTTGAAAATGGTTTACGAATAGGATAA